From Bacteriovorax sp. BAL6_X, the proteins below share one genomic window:
- a CDS encoding GNAT family N-acetyltransferase gives MSKVILRYLQSVDEAEFLMAFNEVWEENFDFVHYWESIANKDFQTYVEVAPSFAKGHHIPKEHVPAALLFAFNEEGKIVGRTSIRFELNDHLLKVGGHIGYGVCPNFRNQGYATQILAESLNFVRNNIKGLKKVLVTCDEGNIGSEKTIRKNGGELENIIEVDGVKKMRFWIDL, from the coding sequence ATGAGTAAGGTTATTCTAAGGTACTTACAATCAGTGGATGAAGCTGAATTTCTCATGGCCTTTAACGAAGTGTGGGAGGAAAATTTCGACTTTGTTCACTACTGGGAAAGTATCGCAAATAAGGACTTTCAAACTTATGTTGAAGTTGCACCAAGTTTTGCTAAGGGACACCATATCCCTAAAGAGCATGTGCCTGCTGCATTACTTTTTGCCTTCAATGAAGAGGGGAAAATTGTAGGTCGTACTTCAATTCGCTTTGAATTAAATGATCATCTTTTAAAGGTTGGTGGCCATATTGGTTACGGAGTATGCCCTAATTTCCGCAATCAAGGTTATGCGACTCAAATCCTTGCAGAGTCTTTAAACTTCGTTAGAAACAATATTAAGGGCCTTAAAAAGGTTCTTGTTACTTGTGATGAAGGTAATATTGGATCAGAGAAGACGATTCGCAAGAATGGCGGAGAGCTTGAGAATATTATTGAAGTTGACGGTGTGAAGAAGATGAGGTTTTGGATCGATCTCTAA